Proteins from a genomic interval of Acidobacteriota bacterium:
- a CDS encoding CBS domain-containing protein, whose product MKVREIMTSDPATATPDTNLRDVAQLMVDHDCGEIPIIEDKTTKKPIGVITDRDIVVRTVALGKNPLELSARDALTSPATTVTPEADLDDCAHVMEQEKIRRVPVIDERGGVIGMVSQADIVRSARDRMAAELVREVSEEGQKVRR is encoded by the coding sequence ATGAAGGTCCGCGAGATCATGACGAGCGACCCCGCGACCGCCACGCCTGACACGAACCTCCGTGACGTGGCGCAGCTGATGGTCGACCACGATTGCGGCGAAATCCCCATCATCGAAGACAAGACGACGAAGAAGCCGATCGGTGTCATCACCGACCGGGACATCGTCGTCCGCACGGTGGCCCTGGGCAAGAACCCGTTGGAGCTGTCAGCCCGTGATGCGCTCACGTCGCCTGCGACGACAGTGACGCCGGAGGCGGATCTCGATGACTGCGCGCACGTCATGGAGCAGGAGAAGATCCGCCGCGTGCCGGTGATTGACGAGCGAGGAGGCGTGATCGGGATGGTCTCCCAGGCGGACATCGTGCGGTCCGCCAGGGATCGGATGGCTGCCGAGCTCGTGCGCGAGGTATCCGAGGAAGGGCAGAAGGTGCGCCGCTAG